From a region of the Thioalkalivibrio sp. XN279 genome:
- the ppk1 gene encoding polyphosphate kinase 1: protein MTQIAAAPDTTAGAGAGVDLSDPAWYLNRELTWLAFNRRVLNEAEDERTPLLERVKFLAIVSSNLDEFFMKRIGGLKQQVGAGVHELSVDGRTPEQQLRECQAEVVAIKERKDELFPRLVSELREAGIMLSRYWELDAEQQAGLRAWYLENIYPLLTPIGMDPAHPFPFISNLSLNLLVSINRAAGQPGPRMVRIKVPVGEGIPRFVRVGEQSHFVPLEDVIAHNLDQLLPELDIERWDLFRVTRNAIVERYEEQANDLLQVIEAELRDRKFAPTVRLEVSTDMPPVHRGMLAAELGLDEGMDVFEVDGLMQRRDLMELIGLDRPELKDPPHHPIEHPKLVDAPNIFHLIRNSGPILLQHPYESFTTSVERFLREASQDPKVLAIKMTLYRTARKSKIIEYLIDAAENGKQVAVAVELKARFDEEANVRWANSLEEAGIHVSYGVLGLKTHAKVIFVLRRDYDGLRRYAHLGTGNYHSGTARLYSDLGLLTCDPVLGSDLTELFNFLTTGYVAKRRYDKLLPAPTHLKRALLARIEREIELQAAGELGHIQFKTNALEDADIVRALYRASQAGVAVDLIIRDTCRVRPGVPDLSENIRVISIVGRFLEHTRIYFFRNGGAEEYFIGSADCMKRNLESRVETVVPVEDPDCQRALREILEVQLNDRRSAWDMQPDGSYVQRIPAGEEEQRGAQEQLIALAQKRARAVGRKKLHGRNKRRVRA, encoded by the coding sequence ATGACACAGATTGCAGCAGCCCCCGACACCACCGCCGGCGCCGGCGCCGGCGTGGACCTCTCGGATCCGGCCTGGTACCTCAACCGCGAACTCACCTGGCTGGCATTCAATCGGCGCGTCCTCAACGAGGCCGAAGACGAGCGCACGCCCCTGCTCGAACGCGTCAAGTTCCTCGCCATCGTCAGCTCCAATCTGGACGAGTTCTTCATGAAGCGCATCGGCGGCCTGAAGCAGCAGGTGGGCGCCGGCGTGCACGAACTGTCCGTGGACGGCCGCACTCCGGAACAGCAGCTGCGCGAGTGCCAGGCGGAGGTGGTGGCGATCAAGGAGCGCAAGGACGAACTCTTCCCGCGCCTCGTGAGCGAGTTGCGCGAGGCCGGCATCATGCTGAGCCGCTACTGGGAACTCGATGCCGAGCAACAGGCCGGGCTGCGCGCCTGGTACCTGGAAAACATCTATCCCCTGCTCACGCCCATCGGCATGGACCCGGCGCATCCCTTCCCGTTCATCTCCAACCTGTCGCTGAACCTGCTGGTGAGCATCAACCGCGCCGCCGGCCAGCCCGGCCCGCGCATGGTGCGGATCAAGGTGCCTGTCGGCGAAGGTATACCTCGCTTCGTGCGGGTCGGTGAGCAGAGCCACTTCGTGCCGCTGGAAGACGTGATTGCACACAACCTGGACCAGCTCCTGCCCGAACTCGACATCGAGCGCTGGGACTTGTTCCGCGTCACGCGCAACGCCATCGTCGAACGCTACGAGGAGCAGGCCAATGACCTGCTGCAGGTCATCGAGGCCGAGTTGCGCGACCGCAAGTTCGCGCCCACCGTGCGGCTGGAAGTGAGCACCGACATGCCGCCTGTCCATCGCGGCATGCTGGCCGCCGAGCTGGGACTGGACGAGGGCATGGACGTCTTCGAGGTCGACGGCCTGATGCAGCGTCGCGACCTGATGGAGCTGATCGGGCTGGACCGGCCCGAGCTGAAGGACCCGCCGCACCACCCGATCGAACACCCCAAGCTGGTGGACGCGCCGAACATCTTCCACCTCATCCGCAACAGCGGACCGATCCTGCTGCAGCACCCTTACGAGTCTTTCACCACCTCGGTGGAGCGCTTCCTGCGCGAAGCCAGCCAGGACCCGAAAGTGCTGGCCATCAAGATGACGCTCTACCGCACCGCCCGCAAGTCAAAGATCATCGAGTACCTCATCGACGCGGCCGAGAACGGCAAGCAGGTGGCGGTAGCGGTGGAGCTGAAGGCCCGCTTCGACGAGGAAGCCAATGTGCGCTGGGCCAACTCGCTCGAAGAAGCCGGCATCCACGTCTCCTACGGGGTGCTCGGGCTCAAGACCCATGCCAAGGTCATCTTCGTGCTGCGTCGTGACTATGACGGCCTGCGGCGCTATGCACACCTCGGTACCGGCAATTACCATTCCGGCACGGCCCGTCTCTACAGCGATCTCGGCCTGCTCACCTGCGACCCGGTGCTCGGCAGCGACCTGACCGAGTTGTTCAATTTCCTCACCACCGGCTACGTCGCCAAGCGTCGCTACGACAAGCTGCTGCCCGCGCCGACCCACCTGAAACGCGCGTTGCTGGCGCGGATCGAGCGCGAGATCGAGCTGCAGGCGGCCGGCGAGCTGGGGCACATCCAGTTCAAGACCAACGCACTCGAGGATGCGGATATCGTGCGCGCGCTCTACCGCGCCTCCCAGGCCGGCGTCGCGGTAGACCTCATCATTCGCGACACCTGCCGCGTACGGCCGGGCGTGCCGGACCTGTCCGAGAACATCCGCGTCATCAGCATCGTCGGCAGATTCCTCGAGCACACTCGCATCTATTTCTTCCGAAACGGCGGCGCCGAAGAATATTTCATCGGTTCGGCCGACTGCATGAAGCGCAACCTGGAATCCCGCGTCGAAACGGTCGTGCCGGTGGAGGACCCGGACTGCCAGCGCGCACTGCGCGAAATACTGGAGGTCCAGCTCAACGACCGGCGCAGCGCCTGGGACATGCAGCCTGACGGCAGCTACGTGCAGCGCATCCCGGCCGGCGAAGAAGAACAACGTGGCGCCCAGGAACAGTTGATCGCGCTGGCGCAGAAGCGCGCGCGTGCCGTCGGCCGCAAGAAGCTGCACGGACGCAACAAGCGCCGCGTCCGCGCCTGA
- a CDS encoding wax ester/triacylglycerol synthase family O-acyltransferase, with product MSRISITDYAFLLTETADSPRHVGSLQIFRPPDDYQGDFVGDLIDALRRHKVDKPFNQRLKVSLTGMPQWVPDRNFELDFHVRRSALPAPGTRRQLADLASRLHAYMLDREHPLWELHFVEGLDDGCFAIYTKIHHAYCDGATLVRLANASLTEDPDDPTVRAFWQMAGGSRREHPHRDIRAAMGEIGGNLKSLFTMGKELSGVAGKMALDRLGLAKSGLDVPFTAPRTALNGHITRARRIAGGSIEIERLKALARSTGTTLNDVIVTLCDISLRRYLARYAELPRTPLVAQLPVNLRRPGENSSTNILGIIPVRLAGVSRNPLKRLREIHRSTAEMKDALMALSRETVMAYTLLIQGAAIAVDILHVSAMVPPAGNILISNLPGSPVKLHLKGARLEEVFPISTIPPDMVMNITVYSYAGRMFFGMIAGYEAMPHLPEMRGYLYDAMEALEEEVRAVLEAPAERDPQAESGPGGVLAGSGATPAAAPARKTPAARSRKAAAKKPPARRKRSARKPAAPKT from the coding sequence ATGAGCCGGATATCCATCACCGACTACGCCTTCCTGTTGACCGAGACGGCCGACAGTCCGCGCCACGTGGGCTCGCTGCAGATCTTTCGGCCGCCGGACGATTACCAGGGCGACTTCGTCGGCGACCTGATCGACGCGCTGCGCCGCCACAAGGTGGACAAGCCGTTCAACCAGCGGCTCAAGGTGTCGCTCACCGGCATGCCACAGTGGGTGCCGGACCGGAACTTCGAGCTCGACTTCCACGTGCGGCGCTCAGCACTCCCCGCGCCCGGCACCCGCCGCCAGCTGGCCGACCTGGCCTCCAGGCTGCATGCCTACATGCTGGACCGCGAACACCCGCTGTGGGAGCTGCACTTCGTGGAGGGCCTGGACGACGGCTGCTTCGCCATCTACACCAAGATCCATCACGCCTATTGCGACGGCGCGACCCTGGTGCGCCTGGCGAATGCCTCGCTCACCGAGGACCCGGACGATCCCACGGTCCGGGCCTTCTGGCAGATGGCCGGGGGCTCGCGGCGCGAGCACCCCCACCGTGACATCCGCGCCGCGATGGGAGAGATCGGCGGCAACCTGAAGAGCCTGTTCACCATGGGCAAGGAGTTGTCCGGCGTGGCCGGCAAGATGGCGCTGGACCGGCTCGGGCTCGCGAAGTCGGGGCTGGACGTGCCGTTCACGGCGCCACGCACCGCGTTGAACGGCCACATCACGCGCGCGCGCCGCATCGCCGGCGGCAGCATAGAGATCGAGCGACTCAAGGCGCTGGCCCGCTCCACCGGCACGACGCTCAACGACGTCATCGTCACGCTGTGCGACATCTCCCTGCGGCGCTACCTGGCGCGCTACGCGGAACTGCCGCGCACGCCGCTGGTGGCGCAGCTGCCGGTGAACCTGCGTCGCCCGGGAGAAAACTCGTCCACCAACATCCTCGGCATCATCCCCGTGCGCCTCGCCGGCGTGAGCCGCAACCCGCTCAAGCGCCTGCGCGAAATCCACCGCTCGACCGCGGAGATGAAAGATGCGTTGATGGCGCTGTCGCGCGAGACAGTGATGGCTTATACGCTGCTCATCCAGGGCGCGGCCATCGCGGTCGACATTCTGCATGTCTCGGCGATGGTGCCGCCGGCGGGCAACATCCTGATCTCCAACCTGCCCGGCTCGCCGGTGAAGCTGCACCTCAAGGGGGCGCGGCTCGAGGAAGTGTTCCCGATCTCGACCATTCCGCCGGACATGGTGATGAACATCACGGTGTACAGCTACGCCGGACGCATGTTCTTCGGCATGATCGCAGGCTACGAGGCGATGCCGCACCTGCCCGAGATGCGCGGTTACCTGTACGACGCCATGGAAGCGCTCGAAGAGGAAGTACGCGCGGTCCTGGAGGCGCCTGCGGAGCGCGATCCGCAAGCGGAATCCGGTCCCGGCGGCGTGCTGGCTGGCAGCGGCGCAACGCCGGCGGCTGCACCCGCCCGCAAAACGCCCGCCGCCAGGTCCCGCAAGGCGGCAGCCAAGAAACCCCCCGCCCGGCGCAAGCGCAGCGCCAGGAAGCCTGCCGCGCCCAAGACATGA
- a CDS encoding M20 family metallopeptidase → MDNAKVLEFTHRIWDESIVPTLCDYVRIPNKSPNFDPDWDSHGYMDQAAELMADWCRKQPVKGMQVEIVRLEGRTPLLFIEIDGDNDDTVLLYGHLDKQPEFDGWSDGLTPWEPVIRDGKLYGRGGADDGYAVFGSLAAIRALQEQGLPHARCVVLIEGCEESGSFDLPYYIDHLEARIGTPSLVVCLDAECGNYEQLWTTTSLRGNLVGTLKAAVLKEGVHSGGASGIVPSSFRVLRLLLDRLEDPETGASRVPELEGNVPAARLEQARAAAAVLGDNVHQRFPWAGGTRPVAQEPVELILNNTWRPTLSVTGAAGMPTPGAAGNTLRPWTSLKLSFRLPPTADPARAAAAVKKVLETDPPLGAEVEFDVESSMGGWNAPPVAPWLEASMQAASEAFFGKPALYMGTGGSIPFMGMLGEKFPGVQFLVTGVLGPNSNAHGPNEFLHIETGKRITACVARVLADHYRRADVAQAA, encoded by the coding sequence ATGGATAACGCCAAGGTCCTCGAGTTCACCCACCGGATCTGGGATGAAAGCATCGTCCCCACCCTGTGTGACTACGTCAGGATTCCCAACAAGTCCCCCAATTTCGACCCGGACTGGGACAGCCACGGGTACATGGACCAGGCCGCGGAGCTCATGGCCGACTGGTGCCGCAAGCAGCCCGTCAAGGGCATGCAGGTCGAGATCGTGCGCCTGGAAGGCCGTACCCCACTGCTGTTCATCGAGATCGACGGGGACAACGACGACACGGTGCTGCTCTACGGCCATCTCGACAAGCAGCCGGAATTTGACGGCTGGAGCGACGGCCTGACCCCGTGGGAGCCGGTGATTCGCGACGGCAAGCTCTACGGCCGCGGCGGCGCCGACGACGGCTACGCGGTGTTCGGCTCCCTGGCCGCCATCCGCGCCCTGCAGGAGCAGGGCCTGCCGCATGCCCGCTGCGTCGTCCTGATCGAGGGCTGCGAGGAGAGCGGCAGCTTCGACCTGCCCTACTACATCGACCACCTGGAAGCGCGCATCGGCACGCCCAGCCTCGTGGTCTGCCTCGACGCCGAGTGCGGCAACTACGAGCAGCTCTGGACCACCACCTCGCTGCGCGGCAACCTGGTCGGCACCCTGAAGGCCGCCGTCCTCAAGGAGGGCGTGCACTCCGGCGGCGCCAGCGGCATCGTGCCCTCGAGCTTCCGCGTGCTGCGCCTGCTGCTCGACCGGCTGGAAGACCCGGAAACCGGCGCGAGCCGCGTGCCGGAACTCGAGGGCAACGTGCCGGCGGCGCGCCTCGAGCAGGCCAGGGCCGCAGCCGCAGTGCTGGGCGACAACGTGCACCAGCGCTTCCCCTGGGCCGGCGGCACGCGCCCGGTGGCGCAGGAACCGGTCGAACTGATCCTCAACAACACCTGGCGGCCGACCCTCTCGGTGACCGGTGCCGCCGGGATGCCCACGCCGGGCGCGGCCGGCAACACGTTGCGGCCCTGGACCTCCCTCAAGCTCTCCTTCCGACTGCCCCCCACCGCCGATCCCGCCCGGGCGGCCGCCGCGGTAAAGAAGGTGCTGGAAACGGACCCGCCCCTGGGCGCCGAGGTCGAGTTCGACGTCGAGTCGTCGATGGGCGGCTGGAACGCGCCGCCGGTCGCGCCCTGGCTCGAGGCTTCCATGCAGGCCGCGTCCGAGGCCTTCTTCGGCAAGCCGGCGTTGTACATGGGTACGGGCGGCAGCATCCCGTTCATGGGCATGCTGGGCGAGAAATTCCCGGGCGTGCAGTTCCTCGTCACCGGCGTGCTCGGCCCCAACTCCAACGCGCATGGGCCGAACGAGTTCCTGCACATCGAGACCGGCAAGCGCATCACGGCCTGCGTAGCGCGCGTGCTTGCGGACCATTACCGCCGCGCGGACGTCGCCCAGGCGGCCTGA
- a CDS encoding TatD family hydrolase, translated as MNLVDIGVNLAHDSFDADRAAVIERAHALGVTRIIITGSTLESSAAAIRLAGTAAGLYATVGVHPHHASELAETDLPRLRELLAQPCAVAVGECGLDFCRDFSPRDRQEAAFRLQLGLAMETGLPVFLHQRDAHQRFVAILDECGARMPAGVAHCFTGGPEEMRAYLDRGLYIGITGWICDERRGDALRAAARFLPLDRVMIETDAPYLLPRDLDPKPRTRRNEPMHLPHVLHALAGLMGIDAERLAAATTANAETLFAL; from the coding sequence ATGAATCTCGTCGACATCGGGGTCAACCTGGCGCACGACAGCTTCGACGCCGACCGCGCGGCGGTCATCGAGCGCGCGCACGCGCTCGGCGTGACGCGCATAATCATCACCGGCAGCACGCTCGAGTCCAGCGCGGCAGCAATCCGCCTGGCCGGGACCGCCGCCGGGCTCTATGCCACCGTCGGCGTGCACCCGCACCACGCGTCGGAGCTGGCCGAGACCGACCTGCCGCGGCTGCGTGAGCTGCTGGCGCAACCTTGTGCCGTCGCGGTGGGCGAATGCGGCCTCGATTTCTGCCGCGACTTTTCGCCGCGCGACAGGCAAGAGGCGGCCTTCCGCCTGCAGCTCGGGCTGGCCATGGAGACCGGCTTGCCGGTGTTCCTGCATCAGCGCGACGCGCACCAGCGCTTCGTCGCCATCCTCGACGAGTGTGGCGCGCGCATGCCCGCCGGCGTGGCGCATTGCTTCACCGGGGGGCCGGAGGAGATGCGCGCTTACCTCGACCGCGGCCTGTACATCGGCATCACCGGCTGGATCTGCGACGAGCGCCGCGGTGACGCCCTGCGCGCCGCGGCGCGTTTCCTGCCGCTGGACCGCGTCATGATCGAGACCGATGCGCCCTACCTCCTGCCCCGCGACCTCGACCCGAAGCCGCGCACACGGCGCAACGAGCCGATGCACCTGCCGCACGTGCTGCATGCCCTCGCCGGACTGATGGGCATCGATGCCGAGCGGCTCGCCGCGGCCACCACGGCCAATGCCGAGACGCTGTTCGCTCTCTAG
- a CDS encoding homoserine kinase, with protein sequence MRTVTVFAPASVGNVGVGFDVLGHAIEGVGDTVTLRRSPGPGMVLTQISGVITELPRDVEQNSATRPLLRMAQEHGVEGGLEIELHKGIPLGSGMGGSAASAVAAVVAADALWGLGLPMNHLLEYALEGEGAASGAAHPDNAAASLYGGLVLTEPGPPLCCTRLPVPSGIACVLCHPDLEVRTRDARSILAATVPRELWVRQSAWLAGFVAGCLRDDLAQVARCLQDEVIWPQRARLVPGAAAALEAARAAGAIGGSLSGSGPSVFAWTPQDKAAEVATALSHSFAATGIPCETWISTPDAPGARVVSGG encoded by the coding sequence ATGCGCACGGTCACAGTATTTGCCCCTGCTTCCGTCGGCAACGTCGGCGTCGGATTCGATGTGCTCGGCCACGCCATAGAGGGCGTCGGTGACACGGTGACTTTGCGCCGCTCGCCCGGGCCGGGGATGGTCCTCACCCAGATCAGCGGCGTCATCACCGAATTGCCGCGCGATGTCGAGCAGAACTCGGCGACGCGGCCGTTACTGCGCATGGCGCAGGAGCACGGCGTCGAGGGCGGGCTCGAGATCGAGCTGCACAAGGGGATTCCGCTGGGATCGGGCATGGGCGGCTCGGCGGCGTCGGCCGTGGCGGCCGTGGTGGCGGCGGATGCGCTGTGGGGCCTGGGCCTGCCGATGAATCACCTGCTCGAGTACGCGCTGGAAGGTGAAGGCGCCGCCAGCGGCGCGGCGCACCCGGATAACGCCGCGGCCTCTCTCTACGGCGGACTGGTGCTCACCGAGCCGGGGCCGCCGTTGTGCTGCACCCGCCTGCCTGTTCCCAGCGGCATCGCATGCGTGCTGTGCCACCCGGACCTGGAGGTCAGGACCCGCGACGCGCGCAGCATCCTGGCGGCCACGGTGCCGCGCGAGCTGTGGGTGCGCCAGTCGGCCTGGCTGGCGGGCTTCGTCGCCGGCTGCCTGCGCGACGACCTGGCGCAGGTGGCGCGGTGCCTGCAGGACGAGGTGATCTGGCCCCAGCGTGCGCGCCTGGTTCCGGGCGCTGCCGCCGCGCTGGAAGCGGCGCGCGCGGCCGGCGCCATCGGTGGCTCCTTGTCCGGCAGCGGACCGTCCGTGTTCGCCTGGACGCCGCAAGACAAGGCGGCTGAGGTTGCGACGGCGCTGAGCCACAGCTTCGCCGCGACCGGCATTCCCTGCGAGACCTGGATTTCTACGCCGGACGCCCCGGGCGCGCGCGTGGTATCGGGCGGCTGA
- the rarD gene encoding EamA family transporter RarD, with the protein MPDTARTGSIYATAAFMFWGLTPIYYKLLPHVPPAEILAHRVVWSVVFGALFVALSRSWPAVRASLGEWRILRALALTAALVSTNWLVYIWAIANDQVMSTSLGYYINPLVNVLLGMLFLGEKLNRARAVAVALAVVGTTSLAIDVGSLPWVSLTLAFSFGFYGLIRKRLGLPGIAALFVETLLVAPLALVALAWFHRDGQGAFGTDLSTSLLLVLAGPVTLLPLLWFAEAARRLPLVTIGFFQYLGPTLTFLLATLVYGEVFTLAWAITFILIWSALAVFSLDSLRTRARLKRAAREAGA; encoded by the coding sequence GTGCCGGACACAGCGCGCACCGGGTCGATCTACGCGACCGCCGCTTTCATGTTCTGGGGCCTGACCCCGATCTACTACAAGCTGTTGCCGCACGTCCCGCCTGCCGAGATCCTGGCTCACCGCGTGGTCTGGAGCGTGGTGTTCGGCGCGCTGTTCGTGGCGCTCTCGCGCAGCTGGCCTGCGGTGCGGGCAAGCCTCGGGGAATGGCGTATCCTGCGGGCCCTGGCGCTGACGGCCGCGCTCGTCAGCACCAACTGGCTGGTCTACATCTGGGCCATCGCCAACGACCAGGTCATGTCGACCAGCCTCGGCTATTACATCAATCCGCTGGTGAATGTCCTGCTGGGCATGCTGTTCCTGGGGGAGAAATTGAACCGGGCGCGGGCCGTGGCCGTGGCGCTCGCAGTCGTCGGCACGACCAGCCTGGCCATCGACGTCGGCAGCCTGCCCTGGGTGTCCCTCACCCTGGCTTTCAGCTTTGGCTTCTACGGGCTCATCCGCAAGCGGCTGGGACTGCCGGGCATCGCCGCCTTGTTCGTCGAGACCTTGCTGGTGGCGCCGCTGGCCCTGGTCGCGCTGGCCTGGTTTCATCGCGACGGTCAAGGGGCTTTCGGCACGGACCTCTCCACCAGCCTGCTCCTGGTGCTGGCCGGGCCGGTGACGCTCCTGCCCCTGCTGTGGTTCGCCGAGGCCGCGCGGCGGCTGCCGCTGGTCACCATCGGTTTCTTTCAGTACCTTGGACCCACCCTGACTTTCCTGCTGGCCACGCTGGTGTACGGGGAGGTGTTTACCTTGGCCTGGGCCATCACGTTCATCCTCATCTGGAGTGCGCTCGCGGTCTTCAGCCTCGACAGCCTGCGCACCCGCGCACGCCTGAAACGTGCGGCGCGCGAGGCCGGTGCGTGA
- a CDS encoding SDR family oxidoreductase — protein MPSNAFITGAASGIGRATAQLFAQRGWRVGLADRDAEGVAALAAELGEERAMACPCDVTNPASLQRTLDQFCGPGGALELLVNNAGLLHIGPFEEMPPAAHRELIEVNARGVVEVLLAAFPALARARGAVVNLSSASACYGSPDYATYSASKMFVRGLSEALDIEWRRHGIRVACIMPAFVSTPMIEGWRSNAMDRLGVQLRPEDVAEVIWKAAHGRRLTWHVGWRYRALRALSEPLPAGVKRTMMRWVSGYPGRTG, from the coding sequence ATGCCATCGAACGCTTTCATCACCGGTGCGGCTTCCGGAATCGGGCGCGCCACGGCACAGTTGTTCGCGCAGCGTGGCTGGCGCGTCGGGCTGGCGGACCGGGATGCCGAGGGCGTCGCGGCGCTCGCCGCCGAGCTCGGCGAGGAGCGCGCCATGGCCTGCCCTTGCGACGTCACGAATCCGGCCTCACTGCAGCGCACACTGGACCAGTTCTGCGGCCCTGGCGGCGCACTGGAGCTGCTGGTCAACAACGCGGGCTTGCTGCATATCGGCCCGTTCGAGGAAATGCCGCCGGCCGCCCACAGGGAGCTCATCGAGGTGAACGCCCGCGGCGTCGTCGAGGTGCTGCTTGCCGCTTTCCCGGCCCTGGCCCGGGCGCGCGGCGCGGTGGTGAACCTCTCCTCGGCGTCCGCATGCTACGGCTCGCCGGACTACGCCACGTACTCGGCCAGCAAGATGTTCGTGCGCGGTCTCAGCGAGGCGCTCGACATCGAGTGGCGCCGTCACGGCATCCGTGTAGCCTGCATCATGCCTGCCTTCGTCAGCACGCCGATGATCGAGGGCTGGCGCAGCAACGCCATGGACCGGCTGGGGGTGCAGTTGCGCCCGGAAGACGTTGCCGAGGTCATCTGGAAGGCGGCGCACGGACGACGGCTGACCTGGCATGTGGGATGGCGTTACCGCGCCCTGCGGGCGCTGAGCGAGCCTCTGCCCGCGGGCGTGAAGCGCACCATGATGCGGTGGGTGTCGGGTTACCCGGGGAGGACGGGATGA
- a CDS encoding nuclease-related domain-containing protein — protein MTLPVSSWYLPAGGALLGLMAVAGLWSWYRRRDRLDLMLRKIAWKRLTDVVVPDDVDGEIHLDLVLLTAKGILVLEVRRATGTLFWGDQLEYWALLDGRRRSQIRNPLPGLLAKRHAVHALAPRVPVSGRVLLLGTVSISGATPPGVVTAEQLLAEFPPHGRKPVPEALQSAWAELSAQARPLASSA, from the coding sequence GTGACGCTGCCCGTCTCATCCTGGTACCTGCCGGCGGGGGGCGCGTTGCTCGGGCTCATGGCCGTGGCGGGGCTGTGGAGCTGGTACCGGCGGCGCGACCGGCTGGACCTGATGCTGCGCAAGATCGCCTGGAAGCGGCTGACGGACGTGGTGGTCCCGGATGACGTCGATGGCGAGATTCACCTCGACCTGGTGCTGCTCACGGCCAAGGGCATACTCGTGCTGGAGGTGCGGCGGGCGACGGGCACACTGTTCTGGGGCGACCAGCTCGAATACTGGGCCCTGCTCGACGGCCGGCGCCGCAGCCAGATCCGTAACCCCTTGCCAGGGCTGCTGGCGAAGCGCCATGCGGTGCATGCGCTGGCGCCGCGCGTTCCGGTCAGCGGCCGTGTCCTGCTGCTCGGCACAGTGTCCATCTCCGGCGCGACGCCGCCCGGCGTGGTCACGGCTGAGCAACTTCTCGCCGAGTTCCCGCCGCACGGCCGCAAGCCCGTGCCCGAGGCGCTGCAGTCCGCCTGGGCGGAATTGTCCGCCCAGGCCCGCCCCCTGGCCTCGTCCGCCTGA
- a CDS encoding SDR family oxidoreductase — protein sequence MSSAMEGFRGRTALVTGAGSGLGLGIATVLARSGATVVMTDVDAAACEQAAASLRASGFTVESTVLDVRDGEAFSACFDAAWARHGRVHLLFNNAGIGAAGDARDVDVATWRQVVEINLMGVIHGCHAAWPRMAAAGGGQIVNTASAFGLLPGPLYAAYSATKHGVVGLSRSLRAEGRDLGIGVTALCPGFIRTRILDNALMDGVDRASAEAAVPFRFLDPDKAVRTILRGVQRNRARVVFPWEIRALWWLDRLSPALMDVISAAAARRYRRVARR from the coding sequence ATGAGCAGCGCCATGGAGGGATTTCGCGGTCGCACCGCCCTCGTCACCGGGGCCGGTTCCGGGCTGGGGCTGGGCATCGCCACCGTGCTGGCGCGTAGCGGGGCGACCGTCGTCATGACCGACGTGGACGCAGCGGCCTGTGAGCAGGCCGCGGCAAGCTTGCGCGCATCCGGGTTCACGGTCGAGTCCACCGTGCTGGACGTGCGCGACGGCGAAGCGTTCTCGGCCTGTTTCGACGCTGCCTGGGCCCGTCACGGCAGGGTGCACCTGCTGTTCAACAACGCCGGCATCGGCGCCGCAGGCGATGCGCGGGACGTCGATGTGGCCACCTGGAGGCAGGTGGTGGAGATCAACCTGATGGGCGTGATCCACGGCTGCCATGCCGCCTGGCCGCGCATGGCGGCGGCGGGCGGCGGGCAGATCGTGAACACGGCCTCTGCGTTCGGCCTGCTGCCCGGGCCGCTTTACGCGGCCTACAGCGCGACCAAGCACGGCGTCGTCGGCCTGTCCCGCTCGCTTCGGGCCGAGGGCAGGGACCTCGGGATCGGCGTGACCGCGTTGTGCCCCGGTTTCATCCGCACGCGAATCCTGGACAACGCGCTGATGGACGGAGTCGATCGCGCCAGCGCCGAGGCGGCGGTGCCGTTCCGCTTCCTGGACCCTGACAAGGCCGTGCGGACCATACTGCGCGGTGTGCAACGCAATCGCGCGCGCGTGGTGTTCCCCTGGGAAATCCGCGCCCTGTGGTGGCTCGACCGCCTCAGTCCCGCGCTAATGGACGTGATCAGCGCGGCGGCGGCGCGCCGTTACCGCCGCGTCGCGCGCCGCTGA